In Brassica rapa cultivar Chiifu-401-42 chromosome A06, CAAS_Brap_v3.01, whole genome shotgun sequence, a single window of DNA contains:
- the LOC103872303 gene encoding cytochrome b-c1 complex subunit 6, whose product MADEEVVDPKKYLEESCKPKCVKPLLEYQACVKRIQGDESGHKHCTGQYFDYWHCIDKCVAPKLFAKLK is encoded by the exons AT GGCAGATGAGGAAGTTGTTGATCCAAAGAAGTACCTTGAGGAATCTTGCAAACCAAAATGTGTGAAGCCACTACTCGAATATCAG GCGTGTGTAAAGAGAATCCAAGGTGATGAATCTGGCCACAAGCATTGCACTGGGCAGTACTTCGACTACTGGCATTGCATTGACAAATGT GTTGCACCCAAGCTTTTTGCGAAACTGAAATGA
- the LOC103872305 gene encoding loganic acid O-methyltransferase: MGAAAFRLNRLSTWLQVFVSYNYTHSRYNYNVVSPTLIQYHHTAMNGGDGPSSYARNSSYQRGAIDAAEALLRKEIHKRLDLTNHTFSTFTIADFGCSSGPNTLLAVDIIIQALLHKFSSSMANDKTPEFQVFFNDLSHTDFNALFALLPPQSQRPYFLAGVPGSFYGNLFPKASLNLAYSSCALCWLSDVPPELSDTTSPAYNGGRIHYTGASKEVAQAYACQYKKDITSFLVARSRELAEDGLMALIVPGVPDGFLCSQASTGSEFDLVGSCLMDMAREGRIKEEDVDSFNLPIYYTTPKELEEIIRCNGELKIEKMGTLDGVEAHDTMPDLESRVLYLRAVLERLIRTHFGHQILDELFDRYSLKLAQSSFFLYPRTHKSIMIFTLLTRLRYI, encoded by the exons ATGGGAGCCGCCGCGTTTAGACTTAATCGTCTTTCCACGTGGCTACAAGTCTTTGTTTCTTATAATTACACACATTCACGCTACAACTACAATGTAGTTTCTCCCACCCTCATACAATACCATCACACAGCCATGAACGGTGGAGACGGTCCTTCTAGCTATGCTCGCAACTCCTCCTATCAG AGGGGAGCCATTGACGCTGCTGAAGCACTCCTTAGGAAGGAGATCCACAAGCGTCTCGACCTCACCAACCATACATTCTCTACATTCACCATCGCTGACTTTGGATGTTCCTCTGGCCCCAACACCCTTCTTGCTGTGGACATCATCATTCAAGCTCTCCTCCACAAGTTCAGCTCCTCTATGGCTAATGATAAAACCCCTGAGTTTCAAGTCTTCTTCAACGACCTCTCGCACACTGATTTTAATGCACTCTTTGCTTTGCTCCCTCCTCAGAGTCAACGCCCCTACTTCTTGGCAG GTGTCCCTGGCTCTTTTTATGGAAACTTGTTTCCCAAGGCATCTCTCAACTTGGCCTACTCCTCTTGTGCTCTCTGTTGGCTCTCCGACGTGCCACCCGAACTAAGTGATACAACCTCTCCTGCTTACAACGGAGGCAGGATTCACTACACGGGAGCATCAAAAGAGGTTGCACAAGCCTACGCCTGTCAGTACAAAAAGGATATCACGTCTTTCCTTGTTGCAAGATCACGGGAGCTCGCAGAAGACGGGCTGATGGCATTGATTGTGCCCGGTGTACCAGATGGCTTTCTCTGTTCTCAGGCTTCAACGGGATCCGAGTTCGATCTCGTGGGCTCATGCCTCATGGACATGGCTAGAGAG GGACGAATCAAGGAGGAGGATGTAGATAGTTTCAACCTGCCTATCTATTACACAACTCCAAAGGAACTGGAAGAGATCATCAGATGCAACGGGGAGCTCAAAATCGAGAAGATGGGGACACTGGATGGTGTGGAGGCACACGACACCATGCCTGACCTTGAATCGAGGGTCCTGTACCTCAGAGCGGTCCTGGAACGTCTCATTCGCACCCACTTTGGCCACCAAATCCTTGACGAGCTGTTTGACCGCTACTCTCTCAAACTTGCTCAGTCCTCTTTCTTCCTCTATCCTCGAACCCACAAATCCATCATGATATTTACCCTTCTCACTCGCCTTCGTTACATCTGA